In Clostridium sp. DL-VIII, the following proteins share a genomic window:
- a CDS encoding iron-containing alcohol dehydrogenase encodes MNLDFTYQNPTTIHFGKNSLDKLSSELANYGDTIMLAYGKGAIKKNGLYDQVVSILKENGKNIVELSGIMANPTYEKVMEGAALVRDNNVDLILAVGGGSTIDCAKAISVSAYCVGDAWTRYWINFEPVDNKIVPVASILTLAGTGSEMNGGSVITNNDVKLKNGRVFPSNVNPKFSILNPEYTFTLPQYQMVSGVFDMMSHLMEAYFSGEDDVTSDYLIEGLLRSIINSAQIAIKDLENYEARSNLMWSSTLAMNPIMGLSKTQDWEVHMIEHQLGAYTDCAHGMGLAAISLPYYRYISKFALDKFVRFASRVWGVDEAGKTKEEVALEGIDAMEKFIKKCGIITSLKELGATEEMLPLIANSTVLLPGGYKALTAEEILEILNTAYAAV; translated from the coding sequence ATGAATTTAGATTTTACTTATCAAAACCCAACAACAATACATTTTGGAAAGAATTCTTTAGATAAGTTAAGCAGTGAACTTGCAAATTATGGTGATACCATTATGCTTGCTTATGGAAAAGGTGCTATTAAGAAAAATGGACTTTATGACCAGGTTGTATCAATCTTAAAGGAAAATGGTAAAAACATCGTAGAACTATCTGGAATTATGGCAAACCCAACTTATGAAAAAGTAATGGAAGGAGCTGCTCTTGTACGTGATAATAATGTAGATTTGATTTTAGCTGTTGGTGGTGGTTCTACAATTGATTGCGCAAAGGCTATTTCAGTATCTGCATATTGTGTTGGTGATGCGTGGACACGTTACTGGATAAATTTTGAACCTGTAGATAATAAAATAGTGCCAGTTGCATCTATCCTTACATTGGCAGGAACAGGATCTGAAATGAATGGTGGATCAGTTATTACCAATAATGATGTAAAACTTAAGAATGGACGTGTTTTCCCATCAAATGTTAACCCAAAGTTTTCAATATTAAATCCAGAATATACATTTACGCTGCCTCAATATCAAATGGTAAGTGGAGTTTTTGATATGATGTCACATTTAATGGAAGCTTATTTCTCAGGTGAAGATGATGTGACTTCAGATTATTTGATTGAAGGACTTCTTCGTTCTATCATAAATAGTGCACAAATTGCAATAAAAGATCTTGAAAACTATGAAGCAAGAAGTAATTTAATGTGGAGTTCTACTCTTGCAATGAATCCAATCATGGGATTAAGCAAAACTCAAGACTGGGAAGTTCATATGATTGAGCATCAACTAGGGGCTTATACTGATTGTGCACACGGTATGGGACTTGCAGCAATATCACTTCCATATTACAGATATATATCGAAATTTGCTTTAGATAAATTTGTTCGTTTTGCGAGTCGAGTATGGGGTGTTGATGAAGCTGGAAAGACAAAAGAAGAAGTTGCTTTAGAAGGTATTGATGCTATGGAAAAATTCATAAAAAAATGTGGTATAATAACAAGCCTTAAGGAACTTGGTGCAACAGAAGAAATGCTTCCACTAATTGCAAATTCAACTGTACTACTTCCGGGTGGATATAAAGCTTTAACTGCGGAAGAAATTTTAGAGATTTTAAACACTGCCTATGCTGCAGTATAA